A genomic stretch from Terriglobia bacterium includes:
- a CDS encoding methyltransferase domain-containing protein, translating to MSHKDRVREEFTRQAEAFAAVAVLHNRERLERLVNAINPAPDARALEIATGPGHIAMAMAERCREVIAVDLTDAILAVAERARRERGLANLRFQRADADQLPFADAEFDIVFCRFAFHHFEDPTVPLREMARVCRVGGRVAVEDLAASEVPERAAFQDQFERLRDPSHTRALSLSALARLFGACALEIETAYSSEVVQPVEYWMSYSHTPPDRAAQVRALFARDEKEDLSGARPFRRDGELFFIQKTVALIARKL from the coding sequence ATGTCGCACAAGGACAGAGTCCGCGAGGAATTTACCCGCCAGGCAGAGGCATTTGCCGCCGTCGCGGTGCTGCACAACCGCGAGCGCCTCGAACGCCTGGTCAACGCCATCAATCCTGCGCCTGACGCCCGTGCGCTCGAGATTGCCACCGGCCCCGGTCATATCGCCATGGCCATGGCCGAGCGCTGCCGCGAAGTCATCGCCGTGGACCTTACCGACGCGATCCTCGCGGTGGCGGAACGCGCCCGCCGCGAGCGCGGCCTCGCCAACCTCCGTTTCCAGCGCGCCGATGCCGACCAACTCCCCTTCGCCGACGCCGAGTTCGACATCGTTTTTTGCCGCTTCGCCTTCCATCATTTCGAGGATCCCACCGTCCCGCTCCGCGAGATGGCGCGCGTCTGCCGCGTCGGCGGCCGCGTTGCTGTCGAGGACCTTGCTGCCAGCGAAGTCCCCGAGCGCGCCGCCTTCCAAGACCAATTCGAGCGCCTGCGCGACCCCTCGCACACCCGTGCGCTGAGCCTCAGTGCATTGGCGCGCTTGTTCGGAGCGTGCGCCCTGGAGATCGAAACCGCCTACAGCAGCGAGGTGGTGCAACCGGTGGAGTACTGGATGAGTTATTCCCACACGCCTCCCGATCGCGCCGCCCAGGTCCGTGCCCTGTTTGCGCGCGATGAAAAGGAAGACCTCAGCGGCGCCCGCCCCTTCCGCCGCGACGGTGAGCTTTTCTTCATTCAGAAAACCGTCGCCCTCATCGCCCGCAAACTCTAA
- a CDS encoding cytochrome c: protein MACTNGNAEKPRSDKPSAAVDRSNAGADLYHAYCASCHGRSGRGDGPAAAALKVPPPDLTALARRNAGRFSGGQIYQVIEWGGAIASHGSREMPVWGVAFRPLSGENQREVSARIHALTDYIASIQLQ, encoded by the coding sequence ATGGCATGCACCAACGGCAACGCGGAGAAGCCTAGGTCGGACAAGCCCTCCGCCGCCGTGGACCGTTCCAACGCCGGTGCCGATCTCTACCACGCCTATTGCGCCAGTTGTCACGGCAGGTCCGGCAGGGGCGATGGTCCCGCCGCCGCTGCCTTGAAAGTTCCGCCCCCCGACCTCACCGCCCTTGCCCGTCGCAACGCAGGCCGATTTTCTGGCGGCCAGATCTATCAGGTCATCGAGTGGGGTGGCGCTATCGCCAGTCACGGTTCCCGCGAAATGCCGGTCTGGGGCGTCGCTTTCCGCCCGCTCAGCGGCGAGAACCAGAGGGAAGTCTCCGCCCGCATCCATGCCCTCACCGACTACATCGCGTCCATTCAACTCCAGTAG